One part of the Mycobacterium marinum genome encodes these proteins:
- a CDS encoding M16 family metallopeptidase: MPPRQVADPAAVPALRRTTLPGGLRVVTEYLPAVRSASVGVWVGVGSRDEGTTVAGAAHFLEHLLFKSTPTRTAVDIAQAMDAVGGELNAFTAKEHTCYYAHVLDNDLELAVELVADVVLNGRCAADDVELERDVVLEEIAMRDDDPEDALADMFLTAMYGDHPVGRPVIGSTQSVSAMTRAQLHSFHMRRYTPDRMVVAVAGNVDHNQVVGLVREHFGPRLVRGRRPVAPRKGTGRVNGTPQLVLADREAEQTHVSLGVRTPGRGWEHRWALSVLHTALGGGLSSRLFQEIRESRGLAYSVYSALDIFADSGALSVYAACLPERFAEVMRVTREVLEAVARDGITESECRIAKGSLRGGLVLGLEDSSSRMSRIGRSELNYGKHRTIEHTLQQIDRVTVDEVNALARRLLVKRYGAAVLGPHTSKRQLPQQLRAMVN, encoded by the coding sequence ATGCCGCCACGGCAAGTAGCTGACCCTGCGGCCGTCCCGGCACTGCGCCGCACCACACTGCCGGGCGGTCTGCGGGTCGTCACCGAATACCTGCCTGCGGTGCGCTCCGCGTCGGTCGGGGTCTGGGTAGGGGTCGGGTCGCGGGACGAGGGCACGACGGTGGCCGGTGCCGCGCACTTCCTCGAGCACCTGCTCTTCAAGTCGACCCCGACCCGCACCGCGGTGGACATCGCTCAGGCGATGGACGCCGTCGGCGGGGAGCTCAACGCGTTCACCGCCAAGGAGCACACCTGCTACTACGCGCACGTGCTCGACAACGACCTAGAGCTGGCCGTGGAACTGGTGGCCGACGTGGTGCTCAACGGACGCTGCGCCGCCGACGATGTCGAGCTGGAACGTGACGTCGTTCTCGAGGAGATCGCGATGCGCGACGATGACCCCGAGGACGCACTGGCGGACATGTTCTTGACGGCCATGTACGGTGACCATCCGGTCGGCCGGCCGGTGATTGGCAGTACCCAATCCGTCTCGGCGATGACGCGAGCCCAGCTGCACTCGTTTCACATGCGCCGCTACACACCGGATCGGATGGTCGTCGCGGTAGCCGGCAATGTCGACCACAACCAGGTGGTCGGGTTGGTGCGCGAGCACTTCGGGCCACGCTTGGTCCGCGGCCGCCGGCCCGTCGCCCCGCGCAAGGGCACGGGCCGGGTCAACGGCACCCCGCAGCTGGTGCTGGCGGACCGGGAAGCCGAACAGACCCACGTGTCGTTGGGAGTCCGCACGCCCGGACGTGGCTGGGAGCACCGCTGGGCTTTGTCGGTGCTACATACCGCGCTGGGCGGCGGATTGAGCTCGCGGCTGTTCCAGGAGATCCGCGAGTCCCGCGGTCTTGCCTATTCGGTCTATTCGGCGCTGGACATCTTCGCTGACAGTGGAGCGCTGTCGGTGTATGCCGCCTGTCTTCCGGAACGTTTCGCCGAAGTGATGCGCGTGACCAGAGAGGTGCTGGAGGCGGTGGCACGCGACGGCATCACCGAGTCCGAATGCCGTATCGCCAAGGGCTCGCTGCGTGGCGGGCTGGTGCTGGGGCTGGAGGATTCCAGCTCGCGAATGAGCCGTATCGGCCGCAGCGAATTGAACTACGGTAAGCACCGCACTATCGAGCACACTTTGCAGCAAATCGATCGGGTCACGGTCGACGAGGTCAACGCACTGGCCCGCCGGCTGCTGGTGAAACGATATGGCGCCGCGGTTCTCGGCCCGCATACCTCGAAACGACAGCTGCCGCAACAACTTCGAGCGATGGTAAATTAG
- a CDS encoding nitronate monooxygenase has product MVLGFWDIAVPIVGAPMAGGPGTPALAAAVSNAGGLGFVAGGYRTADQFADDISAARAATTGPIGANIFVPQPSVADWLQLEYYAEELAEVAEYYHVEVGQPIHGDDDEWERKLEVVADIRPELVSFTFGAPPPDVVRQLSALGLLVSVTVTSAYEAGVAIAAGADNLVVQGPGAGGHRGTFAPDTEPGEESLHQLLDHIGHTHDVPLIAAGGLGTADEVAAVLRRGAVAAQVGTALLLADEAGTSSVHRVALKNPEFDSTLVTRAFSGRYARGLANNFTRLLDRVAPLGYPEVNQMTKPIRAAAIEADDPHGTNLWAGTAYRAAQAGPAADIVAALAPDVWSL; this is encoded by the coding sequence ATGGTACTGGGTTTCTGGGACATCGCGGTACCCATCGTGGGTGCTCCGATGGCGGGCGGCCCAGGAACCCCGGCCTTGGCCGCGGCCGTGTCGAACGCGGGCGGGCTGGGCTTCGTCGCTGGCGGGTATCGGACCGCCGACCAGTTCGCCGATGACATCTCCGCTGCGCGGGCCGCCACCACCGGCCCGATCGGAGCCAATATCTTTGTGCCCCAGCCCAGCGTCGCCGACTGGTTGCAGCTGGAGTACTACGCAGAAGAACTCGCGGAGGTCGCCGAGTACTACCACGTCGAGGTGGGACAACCCATTCACGGCGATGACGACGAGTGGGAACGCAAGCTCGAAGTCGTGGCCGACATTCGTCCGGAGCTGGTGTCGTTCACCTTCGGTGCGCCGCCGCCCGATGTGGTCCGTCAGCTCAGTGCGCTGGGGTTGTTGGTTTCGGTCACGGTGACGTCGGCTTATGAGGCCGGGGTGGCCATCGCGGCCGGCGCTGACAACCTGGTGGTTCAGGGCCCCGGCGCGGGCGGGCATCGCGGTACGTTCGCGCCGGATACGGAGCCGGGCGAGGAGTCCCTGCACCAACTACTCGATCACATCGGCCATACCCACGATGTGCCGCTGATCGCGGCGGGCGGTCTTGGTACCGCCGACGAAGTCGCAGCCGTGCTGCGCAGGGGAGCGGTTGCTGCACAGGTGGGGACGGCGCTGTTGCTTGCTGATGAAGCGGGTACCAGCTCGGTGCACCGAGTTGCCCTGAAGAACCCGGAGTTCGACTCCACGCTAGTCACCCGTGCTTTCTCCGGCCGCTATGCGCGAGGGCTGGCGAACAACTTCACTCGACTGCTTGACCGGGTCGCGCCGCTTGGCTATCCGGAGGTCAATCAGATGACCAAGCCCATCCGGGCGGCGGCGATCGAGGCGGACGACCCCCACGGAACAAACCTGTGGGCGGGGACGGCCTACCGGGCGGCCCAGGCGGGACCGGCGGCCGACATCGTTGCGGCCCTGGCGCCGGACGTGTGGTCGCTGTAG
- the ald gene encoding alanine dehydrogenase — protein sequence MRVGIPTETKDNEFRVAITPAGVAALTKRGHEVLIQAGAGEGSAISDSDFKAAGAQLISTADQVWADADLLLKVKEPIESEYGRLRRGQTLFTYLHLAASRACTDALLQSGTTSIAYETVQTADGALPLLAPMSEVAGRLSAQAGAYHLMRTHGGRGVLMGGVPGVKPADVVVIGAGTAGYNAARVANGMGAMVTVLDVNINKLRQIDAEFGGRVRTRYSSTLDLEDAAVNADLLIGAVLVPGAKAPKLIPNSLVARMKKGAVLVDISIDQGGCFEDSRPTTHTSPTFTVHDTVFYCVANMPGAAPRTSTYALTNATMPYVLKLADLGWQAACLSDSALAKGLSTHEGALLADHVAADLDLPFTDPASVLG from the coding sequence ATGCGAGTCGGTATTCCAACCGAAACCAAAGACAACGAATTCCGGGTTGCGATCACCCCGGCCGGCGTCGCCGCCTTGACCAAGCGCGGCCACGAGGTGCTGATCCAGGCCGGTGCCGGAGAAGGCTCCGCCATCTCCGACTCCGACTTCAAGGCCGCCGGTGCCCAGCTGATCAGCACCGCCGACCAGGTGTGGGCGGATGCGGACCTGCTGCTCAAGGTCAAGGAGCCGATCGAGTCCGAGTACGGCCGGCTGCGCCGGGGCCAGACCCTGTTCACCTACCTGCACCTGGCCGCCTCGCGCGCCTGCACCGATGCCCTGCTGCAGTCCGGCACCACCTCCATCGCCTACGAGACGGTGCAGACCGCCGACGGCGCATTGCCGCTGCTGGCCCCCATGAGCGAGGTCGCCGGGCGCCTGTCCGCCCAGGCTGGCGCCTACCACCTGATGCGCACCCACGGCGGTCGCGGCGTGCTGATGGGCGGCGTCCCCGGCGTCAAGCCGGCCGACGTCGTGGTGATCGGCGCGGGCACGGCCGGCTACAACGCCGCCCGCGTCGCCAACGGCATGGGCGCGATGGTCACCGTGCTGGATGTCAACATCAACAAGCTCCGCCAGATCGACGCGGAGTTCGGCGGTCGTGTCCGGACCCGCTACTCGTCGACCCTCGACCTCGAGGATGCGGCAGTCAACGCCGACCTGCTGATCGGGGCCGTGCTGGTGCCCGGCGCCAAGGCACCCAAGTTGATTCCGAACTCGCTGGTAGCGCGGATGAAGAAGGGCGCCGTGCTGGTGGACATCTCCATCGACCAGGGCGGCTGCTTCGAGGACTCCCGGCCGACCACGCACACGTCGCCGACGTTCACCGTCCACGACACGGTGTTCTACTGCGTCGCGAACATGCCCGGCGCCGCGCCCCGCACGTCGACCTACGCGCTAACCAACGCGACCATGCCCTACGTGCTCAAGCTCGCCGACCTGGGTTGGCAAGCGGCCTGCCTCTCGGATTCTGCACTGGCTAAAGGCCTTTCGACTCACGAAGGCGCGCTGCTGGCAGATCACGTGGCCGCCGACCTCGACCTGCCGTTCACCGACCCGGCGAGCGTGCTCGGCTAA
- a CDS encoding Lrp/AsnC family transcriptional regulator: MSDDLTGSSGRGGDSPKDVRPAALDDMDRKILLLLHGDARITNNALAQAVGIAPSTCHGRVRRLVDLGVIRGFYTDIDPVAVGQPLQAMISVSLQANARGKIRSFIQQIRRKRQVMDVYFLAGAEDFLLHVAARDTDDLRSFVVENLNADINVAGTQTSLIFEHLRGAAPL; encoded by the coding sequence ATGTCTGATGACCTAACGGGATCTAGCGGCCGAGGGGGAGACTCGCCGAAGGATGTTCGGCCCGCTGCTCTTGACGACATGGACCGCAAGATCCTGCTGCTGCTGCATGGCGATGCCAGGATCACCAACAATGCCCTGGCCCAGGCGGTCGGGATCGCGCCTTCGACATGCCACGGCCGGGTTCGCCGACTGGTCGATCTCGGCGTGATCCGCGGGTTCTACACCGATATCGACCCCGTGGCGGTGGGCCAACCGCTGCAGGCGATGATCTCGGTCAGCCTGCAGGCCAACGCCCGTGGCAAGATCCGCAGCTTCATTCAGCAGATCCGCCGCAAGCGACAGGTGATGGATGTCTACTTCCTGGCCGGTGCCGAAGACTTTCTGTTGCATGTCGCCGCTCGGGACACCGATGACCTGCGCTCATTTGTGGTGGAGAACCTCAACGCGGACATCAACGTCGCGGGCACCCAAACGTCGCTGATCTTCGAACATCTACGCGGGGCCGCGCCCCTTTAG
- a CDS encoding SRPBCC family protein, protein MTKPSVAATVEIDATPERVYGLITDLRTLASLAEEAVAMELQKGDGVGKGAVFVGHNRNGGRRWKTTCTVTDAEPGRIFAFDVHSIFIPVSRWQYDIVGADGGCRVTESTWDRRPGWFRKVAGLATGVKDRAATNAEHIATTLQRLKQRAEAGD, encoded by the coding sequence ATGACCAAGCCTTCTGTGGCGGCCACTGTCGAGATCGATGCCACCCCCGAGCGGGTGTACGGACTGATCACCGACCTGAGGACACTGGCGTCGCTGGCCGAGGAGGCGGTGGCGATGGAACTGCAGAAGGGCGATGGAGTCGGTAAGGGGGCCGTGTTCGTCGGCCACAACCGAAACGGTGGCCGGCGCTGGAAGACGACCTGCACGGTGACCGACGCGGAACCGGGCCGGATCTTCGCGTTCGATGTCCACTCCATCTTCATTCCGGTGTCGCGGTGGCAGTACGACATCGTCGGTGCCGATGGCGGTTGCCGGGTCACCGAGAGCACCTGGGACCGGCGGCCCGGGTGGTTCCGCAAGGTGGCCGGCCTGGCGACCGGGGTCAAGGATCGGGCCGCGACAAACGCCGAGCACATCGCGACCACGCTGCAGCGCCTGAAGCAACGTGCTGAGGCTGGCGACTGA
- a CDS encoding metal-dependent hydrolase has protein sequence MFTVDNRAVGPHSGESGAADHERLVLEARDVEFDWANLPFHYVPNEPLPTHVLNVLHLLLPAGEEFFVEVFKKTLPLIKDDQLRLDVQGFIGQEAMHSQAHSGVLAHFEAQGVDVTPYTDQIRWLFGKLLAEKPGRNPRQRHRWLLEQVSFIAAIEHYTAVLGEWILNSPQLDVVGTDPVMLDMLRWHGAEEVEHKAVAFDTMKHLRAGYWRQVRAQLAVTPVMLLLWIRGVRFMYTVDPLLAPGTKPRWRDYVRSARRGLTPGPWRLIRVVGDYYKPGFHPSQLGGLERAVDYLAVSPAARASH, from the coding sequence ATGTTCACCGTCGATAACCGCGCAGTAGGGCCGCACTCTGGAGAATCGGGTGCGGCAGACCACGAGCGTCTCGTTCTGGAGGCTCGCGATGTCGAGTTCGACTGGGCGAACCTGCCGTTTCATTACGTGCCCAACGAGCCGCTGCCGACCCATGTGCTCAACGTGCTGCACCTGCTGCTGCCCGCCGGCGAGGAATTCTTCGTCGAGGTGTTCAAGAAGACGTTGCCATTGATCAAGGATGATCAGCTGCGGCTGGATGTGCAGGGGTTCATCGGCCAGGAGGCGATGCACTCCCAGGCACACTCCGGTGTGCTGGCCCACTTCGAGGCCCAGGGCGTGGACGTGACGCCTTATACCGACCAGATCAGGTGGCTGTTCGGGAAGCTGCTGGCGGAGAAGCCGGGACGCAATCCGCGACAACGGCACCGCTGGCTGCTGGAGCAGGTCTCCTTCATCGCGGCAATCGAGCACTACACCGCCGTATTGGGGGAGTGGATTCTGAACTCGCCGCAACTCGACGTGGTCGGCACCGACCCGGTGATGCTGGACATGCTCCGGTGGCACGGCGCAGAAGAGGTCGAGCACAAGGCGGTGGCGTTCGACACCATGAAGCACCTGCGCGCGGGGTATTGGCGGCAAGTGCGTGCGCAGCTGGCCGTGACGCCGGTGATGCTGTTGCTGTGGATTCGCGGGGTCCGGTTCATGTATACGGTGGATCCGCTGCTGGCGCCGGGCACCAAACCACGGTGGCGGGACTACGTCAGGTCCGCGCGTCGCGGTCTGACGCCCGGCCCGTGGCGACTGATCCGGGTGGTAGGCGACTACTACAAGCCGGGCTTTCACCCCTCGCAGTTGGGTGGACTCGAGCGGGCCGTCGACTACCTGGCCGTCTCTCCCGCCGCCCGGGCGTCGCACTGA
- a CDS encoding SDR family oxidoreductase has protein sequence MNTASRTGITASDGATLAVYHYTPLDPQRPTILAIHGWPDNHHLWDPVAELLGDRYNVVAYDVRGSGESSCPASRSGYRLEQLVSDTGAVIDSLGVDRVHLLAHDWGSIQGWAAVTADSVMEKVASFTSISGPHLQYAGAFLRSGRTPRSVAQVARQLASSGYIGFFLCPVVPELFFRSGIGVKLVGVFERIGQSSTRSQRGQTPRSIGDYVNALNLYRANMPAGFVTDGSSLPQTSVPVQVLVPRKDMFVTPALQRFTGAIPGGGRVVPIEGGHWVVTSRPDVVARLTADWVDRVVAGTGDAAATVVRAGPGEVRGQLALVTGAGAGIGRATAVELARQGARMVIIADRDLAAANESAAQVRAAGAAAAVYQVDVSDETAMNDLAAQVLDEHGVVDILVNNAGIGMAGRFLETTPQHWDAILGINVGGVISGSRAFGAQMVERGQGGTIINIASAAAYLPSKSMVAYSTTKAAVLGFSEALRADLADEGISVTAVCPGFVNTNIAKSTVYAGMSTEQQERARQKADAAYRRRNFTPEATAKAIVKAIRSGPAVLPVAAESKVGYAMRRISPSMIRMFARLDIRQR, from the coding sequence ATGAACACCGCTTCGCGAACGGGAATCACCGCATCCGACGGCGCCACCCTGGCCGTGTATCACTACACGCCGCTAGATCCGCAGCGCCCGACCATTTTGGCCATTCACGGCTGGCCCGATAACCACCACCTGTGGGATCCGGTGGCCGAGCTGCTCGGCGATCGCTACAACGTGGTTGCCTATGACGTGCGCGGCTCCGGCGAATCATCCTGTCCTGCCAGTCGTTCCGGATACCGGCTGGAACAGCTGGTTTCTGACACCGGCGCGGTGATCGACAGCCTGGGCGTCGATCGGGTGCACCTGCTGGCACACGATTGGGGCTCGATTCAGGGCTGGGCCGCGGTGACCGCCGACTCGGTCATGGAAAAGGTCGCCTCATTTACCTCTATCTCGGGCCCGCACCTGCAGTACGCGGGTGCGTTCCTGCGCTCGGGGCGCACCCCCCGCTCGGTGGCCCAGGTTGCCAGGCAGCTTGCCAGTTCGGGATACATCGGGTTCTTCTTGTGCCCGGTAGTGCCGGAACTCTTCTTCCGTTCCGGCATCGGGGTGAAACTCGTTGGGGTGTTTGAGCGTATCGGTCAATCGAGCACCCGCAGTCAGCGTGGTCAGACGCCGCGCTCGATCGGGGACTATGTGAACGCGCTCAACCTCTATCGGGCCAACATGCCCGCCGGATTTGTCACCGATGGGTCGTCACTCCCGCAGACCAGCGTGCCGGTTCAGGTGCTGGTGCCCAGGAAAGACATGTTCGTGACACCGGCTCTGCAACGTTTCACCGGCGCGATTCCGGGCGGCGGCAGGGTGGTCCCGATCGAGGGCGGGCACTGGGTGGTGACCTCGCGTCCGGACGTGGTCGCACGGCTGACCGCCGACTGGGTGGACCGGGTCGTTGCGGGTACGGGCGACGCCGCGGCGACCGTGGTGCGCGCGGGTCCGGGTGAGGTGCGCGGTCAGCTCGCTTTGGTCACCGGGGCGGGTGCGGGCATCGGCCGGGCCACCGCGGTGGAGCTGGCGCGCCAGGGCGCCCGCATGGTGATAATCGCCGACCGTGACCTTGCCGCGGCCAACGAGAGCGCAGCACAGGTGCGCGCCGCGGGCGCGGCGGCGGCCGTGTACCAGGTCGATGTCAGCGACGAAACGGCGATGAACGACCTTGCCGCGCAAGTCCTTGACGAACATGGTGTCGTCGACATCCTGGTGAACAACGCCGGAATCGGGATGGCGGGCAGGTTTTTGGAGACGACCCCGCAGCACTGGGACGCGATCCTGGGGATCAATGTCGGTGGCGTCATCAGCGGGAGCCGAGCATTCGGCGCCCAGATGGTGGAGCGCGGTCAGGGCGGAACGATCATCAACATCGCGTCGGCCGCCGCGTATCTCCCGTCGAAATCGATGGTCGCCTACAGCACCACCAAGGCCGCCGTGCTGGGGTTCAGCGAAGCGTTGCGCGCCGACCTAGCCGACGAAGGCATCAGCGTCACAGCGGTGTGCCCGGGCTTCGTCAACACCAACATCGCCAAGAGCACTGTCTACGCCGGGATGTCGACCGAGCAACAAGAGCGCGCCCGGCAGAAGGCGGACGCGGCCTATCGGCGTCGTAATTTCACCCCGGAAGCGACCGCAAAGGCGATCGTGAAGGCCATCAGGTCCGGGCCGGCCGTGTTGCCGGTGGCCGCGGAATCCAAGGTGGGCTACGCGATGCGGCGCATCAGCCCGTCGATGATTCGGATGTTCGCACGCTTGGACATCCGGCAGCGGTAG
- a CDS encoding PDR/VanB family oxidoreductase, whose amino-acid sequence MAVSESSWTSRPADLYGRSHRDRFATALWGVRTMFGGFARFSRWNPSRVTPVGRTHRARVVERELVAPDVVALTLADPDGGLLPSWSPGGHIDVQLPSGRRRQYSLCGPPGRRIDYRVAVRRIADGGGGSIEMHAAYQPGDILVFEGPRNAFYLGAAEHDMLFVIGGIGVTPILPMVALAQQRGVNWRAMYAGRSREYMPLLDELVAVAPERVSVWADDEHGRFAQVEDLVAGAGPKTAVYVCGPPPMLEAVRAARAEYPCAPLHYERFSPPPVVDGVPFELELARTGEVLSIPANRTALDVMLDRDPTTAYSCQQGFCGTCKVKVLAGRVDHRGRAAQGDDEMLVCVSRGHSARVVIDA is encoded by the coding sequence ATGGCGGTGTCGGAGAGCAGCTGGACCAGCAGGCCCGCCGATCTGTACGGTCGCAGCCACCGGGATCGCTTTGCCACCGCATTGTGGGGTGTGCGCACCATGTTCGGTGGATTCGCCCGGTTCTCGCGGTGGAATCCGTCGCGGGTAACGCCGGTGGGCCGGACACATCGCGCCAGGGTGGTTGAGCGCGAACTCGTCGCGCCCGACGTGGTCGCGCTGACCCTGGCAGACCCGGACGGCGGATTGCTTCCGTCCTGGTCACCCGGGGGGCACATCGACGTGCAGCTGCCCTCTGGCCGGCGCCGCCAGTATTCGCTGTGCGGCCCACCGGGGCGCCGCATCGACTACCGCGTCGCGGTGCGCCGCATCGCCGACGGGGGCGGCGGTTCCATCGAGATGCACGCCGCTTACCAACCGGGAGACATCCTGGTCTTCGAGGGGCCGCGCAACGCGTTCTATCTCGGTGCTGCCGAGCACGACATGCTCTTTGTGATCGGCGGCATCGGGGTGACTCCGATTCTGCCGATGGTCGCGCTGGCCCAGCAGCGCGGCGTCAATTGGCGCGCGATGTATGCCGGTCGCAGCCGCGAGTACATGCCCCTACTCGATGAGCTCGTGGCTGTCGCACCGGAGCGGGTGTCGGTGTGGGCCGACGACGAACACGGCCGCTTTGCCCAAGTGGAAGATCTGGTGGCCGGGGCCGGACCGAAGACGGCCGTCTACGTGTGCGGGCCACCCCCAATGCTGGAGGCGGTACGCGCGGCGCGTGCTGAATATCCTTGTGCACCTTTGCACTACGAACGATTCAGCCCGCCGCCGGTCGTGGACGGGGTGCCGTTCGAGCTGGAGCTCGCGCGCACCGGCGAGGTGCTGAGCATCCCGGCGAATCGGACAGCGCTGGACGTCATGCTCGACCGCGATCCGACGACCGCGTACTCCTGCCAACAGGGATTCTGCGGCACGTGCAAGGTCAAAGTGCTTGCCGGACGGGTTGATCACCGTGGCCGGGCGGCGCAGGGTGACGACGAAATGCTGGTCTGCGTTTCGCGGGGGCACAGCGCTCGGGTCGTCATCGACGCCTGA
- a CDS encoding TetR/AcrR family transcriptional regulator, with protein sequence MTRAGVAGRRPNRRGNATRESMLEAALTSLASGDPGSVSANRIAKEIGATWGAVQYQFGDVDGFWAAVLHRTAERRAGSMLALSKPLQSGRPLQERVAAVIETLFHGLASADSRAIENLRAALPRDPGELERLYPRTAAELFSWGRSWLETCQNAFADLDVDPNRVREVAALIPGAMRGLVSERQLGSYADLELARRALTNALAGYLKNSRTP encoded by the coding sequence ATGACTCGGGCCGGAGTCGCAGGCAGACGCCCCAACCGGCGCGGCAACGCCACCCGCGAGAGCATGCTCGAAGCGGCGCTGACGTCACTTGCTTCCGGGGATCCGGGCTCGGTTTCGGCCAACCGCATCGCCAAGGAGATCGGAGCCACCTGGGGTGCGGTGCAATACCAGTTTGGCGACGTCGACGGTTTCTGGGCCGCCGTACTGCACCGCACCGCCGAGCGGCGTGCGGGGTCGATGTTGGCATTGTCGAAGCCGCTGCAGTCCGGCCGGCCCCTGCAGGAGCGAGTTGCCGCCGTCATCGAGACCCTGTTTCACGGCCTGGCATCGGCCGATTCACGCGCAATAGAGAACCTGCGCGCCGCGCTGCCCCGAGACCCAGGCGAACTCGAGCGCCTCTATCCCCGCACCGCGGCCGAGCTGTTCTCCTGGGGTAGAAGCTGGCTCGAAACGTGCCAGAACGCCTTCGCCGATCTCGATGTCGACCCCAACCGGGTGCGTGAGGTCGCCGCCCTCATTCCCGGCGCGATGCGGGGGCTGGTGTCAGAGCGACAACTGGGTTCCTACGCCGACCTCGAGCTGGCACGACGCGCGCTCACCAATGCGCTGGCGGGTTACCTGAAGAATTCTCGGACACCCTGA
- a CDS encoding Rieske 2Fe-2S domain-containing protein, translating into MAKPPLSMKPTGWFQVAWSDEIGVGDVRTMKYFDQELIAWRAESGQLIVMNAYCEHLGAHLGYGGKVVGEVLQCPFHGWQWNQLGRNVCIPYQDRPNRGRRIRTYPVVERNASVYLWHDVEGRAPFFDAPDVFAGFNDGSSAADYYPQQRLYRQTLELHPQYVLENGVDFAHFKYVHNTPIVPVFTRHDFDGPVSFVDFTITFEGDDGQRIEDINSGVEAINGGLGVAVTKSWGMVDNRTISAITPVDESTSDVRFMVYIGRTPGKDPARAELKAAEFGREVIRQFEQDIQIWAHQRYCDPPALTTDELAGFTAIRRWAKQFYPDGVGGSAAEVYAALQKG; encoded by the coding sequence ATGGCCAAGCCGCCGCTGTCGATGAAGCCGACCGGATGGTTCCAGGTCGCCTGGTCCGACGAGATCGGCGTGGGTGACGTACGCACCATGAAGTACTTCGACCAGGAATTGATCGCCTGGCGGGCCGAGTCGGGCCAGCTCATCGTGATGAACGCCTATTGCGAACATCTTGGCGCCCACCTCGGCTACGGCGGCAAGGTCGTCGGCGAGGTGCTGCAGTGTCCGTTCCATGGGTGGCAGTGGAATCAGCTGGGTCGCAACGTGTGCATTCCGTATCAGGACCGGCCAAATCGAGGGCGCCGCATTCGTACCTATCCCGTGGTAGAGCGCAATGCGTCGGTCTACCTTTGGCACGATGTCGAAGGCCGTGCGCCGTTCTTCGACGCCCCGGATGTGTTCGCCGGCTTCAACGATGGCAGCAGCGCCGCCGACTACTATCCGCAGCAGCGCCTCTACCGGCAAACATTGGAGCTGCATCCGCAATACGTGCTCGAGAACGGGGTGGATTTCGCGCACTTCAAGTACGTGCACAACACTCCGATAGTGCCGGTGTTCACCCGCCACGACTTCGACGGCCCAGTGTCTTTCGTCGACTTCACCATCACGTTCGAAGGCGATGACGGCCAGCGGATCGAGGACATCAACAGCGGCGTGGAGGCGATCAACGGCGGCCTGGGAGTGGCGGTCACCAAGAGCTGGGGCATGGTCGACAATCGCACCATTTCGGCGATCACGCCGGTCGACGAATCCACTTCCGATGTCCGGTTCATGGTCTACATCGGCCGTACCCCTGGTAAGGATCCGGCCCGAGCCGAACTCAAAGCTGCCGAATTCGGCCGGGAAGTGATCCGTCAGTTCGAGCAGGACATCCAGATCTGGGCTCATCAGCGTTACTGCGACCCGCCAGCGCTAACCACTGATGAACTCGCCGGATTCACCGCAATTCGCCGATGGGCCAAGCAGTTCTATCCCGACGGCGTCGGCGGCAGCGCCGCCGAGGTGTATGCAGCGTTGCAGAAAGGCTGA